The Aminithiophilus ramosus genome contains a region encoding:
- the proC gene encoding pyrroline-5-carboxylate reductase, which translates to MPSGRSQKISDGAFFVPRHRHVRCIWKEATLMVALETLKVAVIGAGTIGSALARELALAGCDVRATRRRLDKVRALEELGVYLTSDNVEAVSGADIVFVVLKPHKVVPVLKAVGDALDGKPVVSLAAALDLDLLRQALPDVRWIRAMSNTAIPVREAFTMFAPSPETTEEDRAIVEAVFGLLGSYEEVEDGYMDALTAMAGSGPAYIYTMLEALIYGGLRVGLPRDLTLRAAAHTAIGASQLLLASGEHLAVLRDQVLTPGGVTIEGIFALEEGQIRTAFMNAVKAATEKALVLADETRRTIRKGVPPEV; encoded by the coding sequence GTGCCGTCGGGACGATCGCAGAAGATCTCCGACGGCGCTTTTTTTGTACCGCGCCATCGGCACGTCCGATGTATCTGGAAGGAGGCAACCCTCATGGTAGCTCTGGAAACGCTCAAAGTCGCCGTCATCGGCGCCGGAACGATCGGCAGCGCCCTTGCCCGAGAGCTGGCTCTGGCCGGCTGTGACGTCCGGGCGACGCGTCGCCGCCTCGACAAGGTCCGGGCCCTGGAAGAGCTCGGCGTCTACCTCACCAGCGACAACGTCGAGGCCGTCTCCGGCGCCGACATCGTCTTCGTCGTTCTCAAACCCCACAAAGTCGTCCCCGTCCTGAAGGCCGTCGGTGACGCTCTCGACGGCAAGCCCGTCGTCTCCCTCGCCGCCGCCCTCGACCTCGACCTCCTCCGCCAGGCCCTTCCCGACGTCCGCTGGATCAGGGCCATGAGCAACACGGCCATCCCGGTCCGCGAGGCCTTCACCATGTTCGCCCCGTCGCCGGAGACGACGGAAGAGGACCGGGCCATCGTCGAGGCCGTCTTCGGCCTCCTCGGGAGCTACGAGGAAGTCGAGGACGGTTACATGGACGCCCTGACGGCCATGGCCGGATCGGGACCGGCCTACATCTACACCATGCTGGAGGCCCTCATCTACGGAGGCCTGCGCGTCGGCCTTCCCCGCGACCTGACCCTTCGGGCGGCGGCCCACACGGCCATCGGAGCCTCCCAACTGCTTCTCGCCTCGGGAGAGCATCTGGCCGTCCTGCGCGACCAGGTTCTCACGCCCGGGGGCGTCACCATCGAGGGCATCTTCGCCCTCGAAGAGGGACAGATCCGAACGGCCTTCATGAACGCTGTCAAGGCGGCGACGGAAAAAGCGCTCGTTCTGGCCGACGAGACGCGACGGACGATCCGCAAGGGAGTTCCCCCCGAGGTCTGA
- the cysE gene encoding serine O-acetyltransferase: MENRTKRNRLFEAFQAVRDRDPALAPGFRGTLEILLCYPGFQALSAHRLIHFLHAKLHVPVLPRFLAQLVRWWTGIEIHPGARIGRGVFIDHGMGVVIGETAVVGDNVTLYQGVTLGGTGKEKGKRHPTVEEGALIGGGAKVLGNITVGKDARIGAGSVVVKDVPAGATVVGVPGTIVRCRQGTSCSPSQSLAHGQLPDPLRLRLHRLEEELHVLHARLAVLEAEKDEIRGLHGRLALLESEKKEMSCSA, translated from the coding sequence ATGGAGAATCGCACGAAACGAAACCGCCTTTTCGAGGCCTTCCAGGCCGTTCGCGACCGAGACCCGGCCCTGGCTCCCGGCTTCAGAGGAACGCTGGAGATCCTGCTATGCTACCCCGGCTTTCAGGCCCTCAGCGCCCATCGGCTGATCCATTTTCTTCACGCCAAACTCCACGTCCCCGTTCTGCCCCGCTTTCTGGCCCAGCTCGTCCGTTGGTGGACGGGAATCGAAATCCATCCCGGCGCCCGGATCGGCCGCGGCGTCTTCATCGACCACGGCATGGGCGTCGTCATCGGCGAGACGGCCGTCGTCGGCGACAACGTGACCCTCTATCAGGGCGTGACCCTGGGCGGAACGGGCAAGGAGAAGGGAAAGCGTCATCCCACGGTCGAGGAGGGGGCCCTCATCGGCGGCGGCGCCAAGGTGCTGGGCAACATAACCGTCGGGAAGGATGCCCGCATCGGCGCCGGCAGCGTCGTCGTCAAGGATGTTCCGGCCGGTGCCACCGTCGTCGGCGTCCCCGGAACCATCGTCAGATGCCGTCAGGGAACGAGCTGCTCCCCCTCGCAAAGCCTGGCTCACGGTCAGCTTCCCGACCCGCTGCGCCTCCGTCTCCACCGGCTGGAGGAGGAGCTCCACGTCCTTCACGCCCGTCTGGCCGTCCTGGAGGCGGAGAAGGACGAGATCAGAGGCCTTCACGGGCGACTGGCCCTTCTGGAATCGGAAAAAAAGGAGATGAGCTGCAGTGCTTAA
- the cysK gene encoding cysteine synthase A: MLKTDSLALRAFIGGTPLFPLPRRRGATVLVKLEGQNIGGSVKDRAAWGMLRRAEIDGRLGDGTVIVEPTSGNTGIALALLGRALGLRVILTMPESMSVERRAVLAAYGAELELTPAARGMTGAIARAREIEAELPGGWMADQFSNPGNPWAHQVTTGPEIVADLAGRPLAAFVAGVGTGGTLSGAARVLRAAYPEAQIVAVEPAASAVLSGGPAGPHPIQGIGAGFVPANLDRSLLNRVVAVAGEAALAETGELARETGLFVGISSGANIWAARQIAESFGDDEVVVTIACDRGDKYLSTDAFRLTPG; the protein is encoded by the coding sequence GTGCTTAAAACCGACTCCCTGGCCCTGAGGGCCTTCATCGGCGGGACTCCCCTCTTCCCTCTGCCCCGTCGCCGCGGGGCGACGGTCCTGGTCAAACTGGAGGGGCAGAACATAGGCGGATCGGTCAAGGACCGGGCCGCCTGGGGCATGCTCCGCAGGGCCGAGATCGACGGACGTCTCGGGGACGGAACGGTCATCGTCGAACCGACCTCGGGCAATACGGGCATCGCTCTGGCCCTCCTGGGCCGGGCCCTGGGGCTTCGGGTCATTCTGACCATGCCCGAATCGATGTCCGTCGAGCGTCGGGCGGTCCTGGCCGCCTACGGAGCCGAGCTGGAACTCACCCCGGCGGCGCGGGGCATGACGGGAGCCATAGCCCGGGCCCGCGAGATCGAGGCCGAGCTTCCCGGAGGCTGGATGGCCGATCAGTTTTCCAATCCCGGCAATCCCTGGGCCCATCAGGTTACGACGGGCCCCGAGATCGTCGCCGACCTCGCGGGGCGTCCTCTGGCCGCCTTCGTCGCCGGAGTGGGAACGGGAGGGACGCTTTCCGGCGCGGCGAGGGTCCTTCGGGCCGCCTATCCCGAGGCCCAGATCGTCGCCGTCGAACCCGCGGCCAGTGCCGTCCTCAGCGGCGGTCCCGCCGGGCCCCACCCCATCCAGGGCATCGGCGCTGGTTTCGTCCCGGCCAATCTCGACCGGTCCCTTCTGAACCGCGTCGTCGCCGTCGCCGGCGAGGCGGCCCTGGCGGAGACGGGCGAGCTGGCCCGAGAGACGGGCCTTTTCGTCGGCATCTCCTCGGGGGCCAACATCTGGGCGGCTCGACAGATCGCCGAGAGTTTCGGCGACGACGAGGTCGTCGTCACCATCGCCTGCGACCGGGGGGACAAGTATCTGAGCACCGACGCCTTCAGGCTCACTCCCGGTTGA
- a CDS encoding heavy metal translocating P-type ATPase: MAESRDPSKLKRRIGVTGMTCATCARMVERSLKRVEGVTFAAVNLATETVFVVVDDEDFPQSRLEEAIVDSGYGFSYDAPEEMESRRYAEARHNLFVSWAVTAPLMGLMALHMAGVHLPVYTLLELAGGLVVFLGAGRGTFKGAWIALSHRHANMDVLVVFGAVAAWATALLHLAGLPLASFGALGPMILALHITGRYIESRLRDRASKEIRGLLALQAREARIVDDDGTELLVPIEAVKEGHRVAVRPGERFPADGRISAGRTSVDESMITGESLPVGREEGATVTGGSLNLTGSVVVEVTGIGDGSFLAQMIALIQEAQGAKIPIQAFADRVTNVFVPVIVGLALVAGTTWFFAAPAISPFLDGAGRLLPWVTSVRDPLSLALFAFITTVVIACPCALGLATPMALIAATARASRHGMVIRNAEAIQTAREVSIVVMDKTGTITEGRPAVVDHDLSPDDLAAAAAVERQSSHPLAKAIAEAVPAHRQATDVVEEVGQGVAGRVDGILYSVGRPDDAERYRDQLDRGRTVVEVRREGQSLGFIAVEDPLRDDAAEAVRRLKALGIRPVMATGDNGHTARAVAGRAGIDEVHASVRPEGKLDLVRDFQARGAKVLMVGDGMNDAAALKGADVGLAIGSGTDLAIDSADIVLVRGGLSAVAEAVTLSRKTFSVIGQNLFWAFGYNVIAVPLAMAALLHPLIAETAMAFSSISVLLNSQRINRE, translated from the coding sequence ATGGCAGAAAGCAGAGATCCATCGAAGCTGAAGCGTCGCATCGGCGTCACGGGAATGACCTGCGCCACCTGCGCCCGCATGGTGGAGCGGTCGCTGAAAAGGGTGGAAGGGGTGACCTTCGCCGCCGTCAATCTGGCCACAGAGACCGTCTTCGTCGTCGTCGACGACGAAGACTTCCCCCAGTCCCGGCTGGAAGAGGCCATCGTCGACTCCGGCTACGGCTTCTCCTACGACGCTCCCGAGGAGATGGAGAGCCGACGCTACGCCGAGGCCCGGCACAATCTTTTCGTCAGCTGGGCCGTCACCGCCCCTCTCATGGGCCTCATGGCCCTCCATATGGCGGGGGTTCATCTTCCGGTCTACACGCTCCTGGAGCTCGCCGGCGGCCTCGTCGTCTTCCTCGGCGCCGGGAGGGGAACCTTCAAGGGCGCCTGGATCGCCCTCTCTCACCGCCATGCCAACATGGACGTGCTCGTCGTCTTCGGCGCCGTCGCGGCCTGGGCCACGGCCCTCCTCCACCTGGCGGGCCTTCCCCTGGCCTCCTTCGGGGCACTGGGCCCCATGATTCTGGCCCTCCACATCACGGGGCGCTACATCGAGTCCCGCCTGAGGGACCGGGCCTCCAAGGAGATCCGGGGCCTCCTGGCCCTGCAGGCCCGAGAGGCCCGCATCGTCGACGACGACGGGACGGAGCTTCTGGTCCCCATCGAGGCCGTCAAGGAGGGCCATCGCGTCGCCGTCCGGCCGGGCGAACGCTTTCCGGCCGACGGACGGATCTCGGCGGGACGGACCTCCGTCGACGAATCGATGATCACGGGCGAATCCCTCCCCGTGGGGCGGGAAGAGGGAGCCACCGTGACGGGAGGTTCCCTGAACCTCACCGGCTCCGTCGTCGTCGAGGTGACGGGCATCGGCGACGGAAGCTTCCTGGCCCAGATGATCGCCCTCATTCAGGAGGCACAGGGGGCCAAGATCCCCATCCAGGCCTTCGCCGACAGGGTGACGAACGTCTTCGTCCCCGTCATCGTCGGGCTGGCCCTCGTCGCCGGAACGACCTGGTTTTTCGCCGCCCCCGCCATTTCTCCCTTCCTTGACGGCGCCGGACGCCTGCTTCCCTGGGTGACCTCCGTCCGCGACCCCCTCTCTCTGGCCCTCTTCGCCTTCATCACCACCGTCGTCATCGCCTGCCCCTGCGCCCTGGGGCTGGCGACGCCCATGGCCCTCATCGCCGCCACGGCCCGGGCCTCCCGACATGGCATGGTGATCCGCAACGCCGAGGCGATCCAGACCGCCCGGGAGGTCTCCATCGTCGTCATGGACAAGACGGGGACCATCACCGAAGGGCGGCCCGCCGTCGTGGATCACGACCTCTCGCCCGACGATCTGGCGGCGGCAGCGGCCGTCGAACGCCAGTCGAGCCACCCTCTGGCCAAGGCCATCGCCGAGGCGGTCCCGGCCCATCGCCAGGCGACGGACGTCGTCGAAGAGGTGGGACAGGGCGTCGCAGGCCGCGTCGACGGCATCCTCTACTCGGTGGGACGGCCCGACGACGCCGAGAGGTATCGCGACCAGCTCGACCGGGGAAGGACCGTCGTCGAGGTCCGCCGCGAGGGACAGAGCCTCGGCTTCATCGCCGTCGAGGACCCCCTGCGCGACGACGCCGCCGAGGCCGTCCGACGCCTGAAGGCTCTCGGGATCCGTCCCGTCATGGCCACGGGCGACAACGGGCACACGGCCCGGGCCGTGGCGGGACGGGCCGGCATCGACGAGGTCCACGCCTCGGTCCGCCCCGAGGGCAAGCTCGATCTCGTCCGCGACTTTCAGGCCCGGGGGGCCAAAGTGCTCATGGTCGGCGACGGCATGAACGACGCCGCCGCCCTGAAGGGGGCCGACGTGGGGCTGGCCATCGGCAGCGGAACCGATCTGGCCATCGACAGCGCCGACATCGTCCTCGTCCGCGGCGGGCTGTCGGCCGTCGCCGAGGCCGTTACCCTCTCGCGCAAGACCTTTTCCGTCATCGGCCAGAACCTCTTCTGGGCCTTCGGCTACAACGTCATCGCCGTTCCGCTGGCCATGGCGGCCCTTCTCCACCCCCTCATCGCCGAGACGGCCATGGCCTTCAGCTCCATCTCCGTCCTGCTCAACTCCCAGAGGATCAACCGGGAGTGA
- the gyrB gene encoding DNA topoisomerase (ATP-hydrolyzing) subunit B produces the protein MNAPAQYSASDIQILEGLEAVRRRPSMYIGDTGSRGLHHLVYEVVDNSIDEAMAGYCTHIEITLHADDSVTVVDNGRGIPVDPHPATGRPAAEVVLTKLHAGGKFDKKAYQVSGGLHGVGISVVNALSDRLVLTICRDGKLWRQRYEKGDPVTDLVDEETTERRGTTIRFKPDGTIFSETTFSWDVLASRMRELAFLNPNLAITLRDERNEGKEKVFNYAGGIGSFVEYLNRGKTTLFQPPVVVEGEKDGVVVAVSLQYNDTYQERVFAYANLIHTVEGGTHVSGFRTALTRAVNEMARRQKIFKDKDPNLGGDDLKEGLTAVISVKLPEPQFEGQTKTKLGNGEIKGIVDSFLYEGLLAFMEERPEILRPIVDNAVRALQAREAAKKARELVRRKSAMTGLDLPGKLADCSSRKPEECEVYIVEGNSAGGSAKQGRDRHFQAILPLRGKILNVEKARLDKALSNNEIRTIIQALGCGIGDDFDVTKLRYHRVLIMTDADVDGAHIRTLLLTFFYRFMPDIVEKGHLYVAQPPLFRVQAGKDVSYCYSEKELKELTNGFGPNRKYGVQRYKGLGEMNPQQLWETTMDPARRVLKRVEVEDAVSADEYFTILMGDKVEPRRDFIEAHAQEVRNLDI, from the coding sequence ATGAACGCACCGGCCCAGTACAGCGCCAGCGATATCCAGATCCTCGAGGGACTGGAGGCCGTCCGCCGGAGACCGAGCATGTACATCGGCGACACGGGCTCACGAGGTCTGCACCATCTCGTCTACGAGGTGGTGGACAACTCCATCGATGAGGCCATGGCCGGTTACTGCACCCACATCGAAATCACCCTTCACGCCGACGACAGCGTCACCGTCGTCGACAACGGACGGGGCATCCCCGTCGATCCCCACCCCGCCACGGGACGGCCCGCGGCCGAGGTGGTCCTCACCAAGCTCCACGCCGGCGGCAAGTTCGACAAAAAGGCCTACCAGGTCTCGGGGGGGCTCCACGGCGTGGGCATCTCCGTCGTCAACGCCCTCTCGGACCGGCTCGTCCTGACGATCTGCCGCGACGGGAAGCTCTGGCGACAGCGCTACGAGAAGGGAGACCCCGTGACGGACCTCGTCGACGAAGAGACGACGGAGCGGCGGGGAACGACGATCCGCTTCAAGCCGGACGGAACGATCTTCAGCGAGACGACCTTCTCCTGGGATGTCCTGGCCAGCCGCATGCGGGAACTGGCCTTCCTCAACCCGAACCTGGCCATCACCCTCCGCGACGAGCGGAACGAGGGGAAGGAAAAGGTCTTCAACTACGCCGGCGGCATCGGCAGCTTCGTCGAGTATCTCAACAGGGGAAAGACGACCCTCTTTCAGCCGCCCGTCGTCGTCGAGGGAGAGAAGGACGGCGTCGTCGTCGCCGTCTCCCTGCAGTACAACGACACCTATCAGGAACGGGTCTTCGCCTACGCCAACCTGATCCACACCGTCGAGGGAGGCACGCACGTCTCGGGTTTCCGGACGGCCCTGACGCGGGCCGTCAACGAGATGGCCCGGCGCCAGAAGATCTTCAAGGACAAAGACCCGAACCTGGGAGGCGACGACCTCAAGGAAGGGCTGACGGCCGTCATCTCCGTCAAGCTCCCCGAGCCTCAGTTCGAGGGACAGACGAAGACGAAACTCGGGAACGGTGAGATCAAGGGCATCGTCGACTCCTTCCTCTACGAGGGACTTCTGGCCTTCATGGAGGAACGCCCCGAGATCCTGCGCCCCATCGTCGACAACGCCGTCAGGGCCCTCCAGGCCCGCGAGGCGGCCAAGAAGGCCCGCGAGCTGGTGCGGCGCAAGTCGGCCATGACGGGCCTCGACCTTCCGGGCAAGCTGGCCGACTGTTCGAGTCGGAAGCCGGAAGAGTGCGAAGTCTACATCGTCGAGGGGAACTCGGCAGGAGGCAGCGCCAAACAGGGGCGGGACCGCCACTTCCAGGCCATCCTCCCCCTGCGGGGCAAGATCCTCAACGTCGAGAAGGCCCGCCTCGACAAGGCCCTCTCCAACAACGAGATCCGGACCATCATTCAGGCCCTGGGCTGCGGCATCGGCGACGATTTCGACGTGACCAAACTCCGCTACCACCGCGTCCTGATCATGACCGACGCCGACGTCGACGGGGCCCACATCAGGACGCTCCTTCTGACCTTTTTCTACCGCTTCATGCCCGATATCGTCGAGAAGGGGCACCTCTACGTGGCCCAGCCGCCCCTTTTCCGCGTTCAGGCCGGCAAGGACGTCTCCTACTGCTACTCCGAAAAGGAACTCAAGGAGCTGACGAACGGCTTCGGCCCCAACAGGAAATACGGCGTCCAGCGCTACAAGGGACTGGGAGAGATGAACCCCCAACAGCTCTGGGAGACGACGATGGATCCGGCCCGGCGCGTGCTCAAGCGCGTCGAGGTCGAGGACGCCGTCTCGGCCGACGAGTATTTCACCATCCTCATGGGCGACAAGGTCGAACCGAGACGGGACTTCATCGAAGCCCACGCGCAAGAGGTGCGCAACCTCGACATATAA